In one window of Phalacrocorax aristotelis unplaced genomic scaffold, bGulAri2.1 scaffold_156, whole genome shotgun sequence DNA:
- the LOC142051364 gene encoding E3 ubiquitin-protein ligase PHF7-like — MELRSRRRKMPQSPPAQCPPAPPEEQAGPSRVPPPRKRKRQVPKEEVCRLCWRADCDPEVVGQLCRQKGLCVHENCLYHATRLGQKGADEEGFYGFLFPDIRQELKRVAQKRCCICRLRGASVACRRRRCRRIFHFPCGSERGCVSQFFGEFKSFCWKHRPVQRVRAVQQDETPCLICQEAVAGRPCYDTLVCPACASAWFHRRCIQGQALRSALHYFRCPLCQDVPTFQAEMFRLGIKIPDRDAAWEEDGAFADHYQRHSSCDASQCLCPVGREQAEVNGPWRLLLCGSCASRGTHQLCSGIGEDADSWECGDCSGTGTGEGGGAGCPQPPPPTQGPSHSTPGPGTSAEEEEARILAGHPGTQLPSQPLSQKPAEPH, encoded by the exons ATGGAGCTGAGGTCGCGGCGCCGCAAGATGCCGcagtccccccctgcccagtgtcccccggcgccgccggaggagcaggcaggaccctcCCGTGTGCCACCCCCGCGCAAAAGAAAGCGTCAGGTCcccaaggaggaag tatgcaggctgtgctggcgagcagactgtgaccccgaagtcgtggggcagctgtgccgtCAGAAGGGGCTCTGCGTCCATGAGAACTGCCTG taCCACGCCACCAGGCTGGGCCAGAAAGGGGCCGATGAAGAGGGCTTCTACGGCTTTCTCTTCCCCGACAtccggcaggagctgaagcggGTGGCACAGAAG aggtgctgcatctgCCGGCTGCGGGGTGCCTCGGTCGCCTGTCGGCGCAGGCGCTGCCGCCGAatcttccacttcccctgcggcagtgagcggggctgcgtctcccagttcttcggggagttcaa gtccttctgctggaagcaccggccggtgcagcgggtgcgggcggtgcagcaggacgagaccccctgcctcatctgccaggaggcggtggcggggcggccctgctacgacaccctggtctgtcctgcctgtgccagcgcctggtTCCACCGCCGCTGCATCCAG ggccaggcgctgcgctctgccctgcactacttccgctgccccctctgccaggacgTGCCGACCTTCCAGGCGGAGATGTTTCGCCTGGGCATCAAAATCCCCGACAG ggatgctgcctgggaggaggacggggcctTCGCGGACCACTACCAGCGGCACAGCTCCTGCGatgccagccagtgcctgtgcccGGTGGGACGGGAGCAGGCGGAGGTGAACGG gccctggagacttctgctctgtggctcctgtgcctcccgcggcacccaccagctctgctccggcaTAGGAGAAGACGCCGACTCCTGGGAGTGCGGCGACTGCAGCGGCACGGGCACTGgtgaggggggcggggcagggtgcccacagccac CCCCGCCGACGCAGGGACCCTCGCACAGCACCCCGGGTCCTGgcacttcagctgaggaagaagaggccagGATCCTCGCAGGACACCCcggcacccagctgccctcccagcccctctcccagaaacctgcagagcctcactAA